A window of the Halichoerus grypus chromosome 2, mHalGry1.hap1.1, whole genome shotgun sequence genome harbors these coding sequences:
- the CBX1 gene encoding chromobox protein homolog 1 isoform X1: MGKKQNKKKVEEVLEEEEEEYVVEKVLDRRVVKGKVEYLLKWKGFSDEDNTWEPEENLDCPDLIAEFLQSQKTAHETDKSEGGKRKADSDSEDKGEESKPKKKKEESEKPRGFARGLEPERIIGATDSSGELMFLMKCVEAPFQSTWELWNICVSMAFGNVKQCNYESVRTCPPVLARANGIKSYYWY; encoded by the exons AtggggaagaaacaaaacaagaagaaagtGGAGGAGGTGctagaagaggaggaagaggaatatGTGGTGGAAAAAGTTCTTGACCGTCGAGTGGTAAAGGGCAAAGTGGAGTACCTCCTAAAGTGGAAGGGGTTCTCAGA TGAGGATAACACGTGGGAGCCAGAAGAGAACCTGGATTGCCCTGATCTCATTGCCGAGTTTCTACAGTCACAGAAAACAGCACATGAGACAGATAAATCAGAGGGAGGCAAACGCAAAGCTGACTCTGATTCTGAAGATAAGGGAGAAGAGAGCaaaccaaagaagaagaaagaagag TCAGAAAAGCCACGAGGCTTTGCCCGGGGTTTGGAGCCAGAGCGGATTATTGGAGCTACAGACTCCAGTGGAGAACTCATGTTCCTGATGAAATG TGTTGAAGCACCATTTCAAAGCACCTGGGAGTTGTGGAATATCTGTGTGAGCATGGCATTTGGTAATGTTAAACAGTGTAATTATGAGTCAGTGAGAACGTGTCCACCTGTGTTGGCTAGAGCCAATGGTATTAAATCTTATTATTGGTATTAA